In Acidobacteriota bacterium, one DNA window encodes the following:
- a CDS encoding carbon-nitrogen hydrolase translates to MARPPFTIGVIQDHATADLAANEARAERLIRQAAAQGAQVVCLKELFNAPYFCKAEETDRFDLAEPIPGPTTAKMQAIARELAIVLVVPLFEREAAGVYRNSAAVIDADGQLLGTYRKMHIPDDPLYYEKFYFTPGDTPPSGAPADEAAGAGFRVWRTRYATIGVLICWDQWYPEAARITSLLGADVLFYPTAIGWHPAERDEAGAAQLDSWRTIQRSHAIANGVYVAAANRVGHESEPGTDGITFFGHSFVADPAGRIVASAGEDEAVLIATCDPAIAERQRRHWPFLRDRRIDAYAPILRRYLGA, encoded by the coding sequence ATGGCGCGCCCGCCGTTCACGATCGGCGTGATCCAGGATCACGCCACCGCCGACCTCGCGGCCAACGAGGCGCGCGCCGAGCGGCTGATCCGCCAGGCCGCGGCCCAGGGCGCGCAGGTCGTGTGCCTCAAGGAGCTGTTCAACGCGCCCTACTTCTGCAAGGCGGAAGAGACAGACCGCTTCGATCTCGCGGAGCCGATCCCTGGACCCACCACCGCGAAGATGCAGGCGATCGCCCGGGAGCTGGCGATCGTGCTCGTCGTGCCGCTCTTCGAACGGGAGGCTGCGGGCGTGTACCGCAACTCGGCCGCCGTGATCGATGCGGACGGGCAGCTGCTCGGGACGTACCGGAAGATGCACATCCCGGACGATCCGCTCTACTACGAGAAGTTCTACTTCACGCCCGGCGATACGCCGCCGTCCGGCGCGCCGGCCGACGAGGCCGCCGGCGCGGGGTTCCGCGTGTGGCGTACACGCTACGCGACGATCGGCGTGCTGATCTGCTGGGACCAGTGGTATCCGGAAGCCGCGCGCATCACGTCGCTGCTCGGCGCCGACGTGCTCTTCTACCCGACGGCGATCGGCTGGCATCCGGCGGAGAGGGACGAGGCCGGGGCGGCGCAGCTCGACAGTTGGCGCACCATCCAGCGATCGCACGCCATCGCCAACGGCGTCTACGTCGCGGCGGCGAACCGCGTCGGACACGAGAGCGAGCCCGGCACCGACGGCATCACGTTCTTCGGCCACTCGTTCGTGGCCGATCCGGCCGGACGGATCGTCGCGTCGGCCGGCGAGGACGAGGCGGTGCTGATCGCGACCTGCGATCCGGCGATCGCCGAGCGGCAGCGGCGCCACTGGCCCTTCCTGCGCGATCGCCGCATCGACGCCTACGCACCGATCCTCCGGAGATACCTCGGCGCATGA
- a CDS encoding CPXCG motif-containing cysteine-rich protein — MLDPDETEFVVQCPYCGERVTVYLEPDVMGTLVHDCEVCCRPWRMDVTRDAEYRYVDVSRGDGSE; from the coding sequence ATGCTCGATCCTGACGAGACCGAGTTCGTCGTCCAGTGTCCGTACTGCGGCGAGCGGGTCACCGTCTATCTCGAGCCCGACGTGATGGGCACGCTCGTCCATGACTGCGAGGTCTGTTGCCGGCCGTGGCGGATGGACGTGACGCGCGACGCCGAGTACCGGTACGTCGACGTGAGCCGCGGCGACGGCTCCGAGTGA
- a CDS encoding DNA topoisomerase IB, whose translation MDVRRAVDSARAAGLHYATDNEPGLARERRGQQFVYRRPDGRLVRDAATLERIRGLVVPPAWTGVWIALDPQAHLQATGRDAAGRKQYRYHSSWTAIRDSTKYERLLAFSRALPAIRRRIARDIRRTPLSRDQVLATVVSLLERTSMRIGNAEYARANGSHGLTTLRDAHVRIRGRRMRFRFRAKSGVLQTIDVEDARLAGIVRRCQDLPGQTLFQYLDDRHAIRTLSSSDVNAYLRHIAGDGFTAKDFRTWTGTLVAASALDAIGVAPTAAAAARHVVAAVDKVAGVLGNTRAVCRKCYVHPAVFDAYARGLTIGSVAAVAANGSAGNLHAAEARLVALLRRAARLPSLNGARKAARAA comes from the coding sequence ATGGACGTTCGTCGTGCCGTCGACAGCGCGCGAGCCGCCGGCCTGCACTACGCCACCGACAACGAACCAGGACTCGCGCGGGAACGGCGAGGCCAGCAGTTCGTCTACCGGCGGCCCGACGGACGGCTCGTGCGAGACGCCGCGACGCTCGAACGCATCCGCGGGCTCGTGGTCCCGCCCGCGTGGACCGGCGTCTGGATCGCCCTCGATCCGCAGGCGCACCTGCAGGCGACAGGCCGCGACGCCGCCGGACGAAAGCAGTATCGATATCACTCGTCGTGGACGGCCATCCGCGACTCGACCAAGTACGAGCGGCTGCTCGCATTCTCGCGTGCGCTGCCCGCGATCCGGCGCCGCATCGCGCGCGACATCCGCCGCACGCCGCTCTCGCGCGATCAGGTGCTCGCGACGGTCGTCAGCCTGCTGGAGCGCACCTCCATGCGAATCGGCAACGCGGAGTACGCGCGAGCCAACGGATCGCACGGCCTCACGACGCTGCGCGACGCGCACGTGCGCATCCGCGGCCGGCGGATGCGCTTCCGATTCCGCGCGAAGAGCGGGGTGCTCCAGACGATCGACGTCGAAGATGCGCGGCTCGCGGGCATCGTGCGCCGGTGTCAGGATCTGCCGGGCCAGACGCTGTTCCAGTACCTCGACGATCGGCACGCCATCCGGACGCTCTCGTCGTCGGATGTGAATGCGTACTTGCGGCACATCGCGGGCGACGGCTTCACGGCCAAGGACTTCCGGACGTGGACGGGGACGCTCGTTGCCGCCTCTGCTCTCGATGCGATCGGCGTGGCGCCGACCGCGGCCGCCGCCGCGCGCCACGTCGTGGCGGCCGTGGACAAGGTCGCGGGCGTGCTCGGCAACACGCGCGCCGTCTGTCGCAAGTGCTATGTCCACCCTGCCGTCTTCGACGCGTACGCGCGAGGCCTCACGATCGGCAGCGTCGCGGCCGTGGCCGCGAACGGCTCGGCCGGCAACCTGCACGCGGCCGAAGCGCGGCTCGTTGCCCTGCTCCGCCGCGCCGCGCGGTTGCCGTCGCTGAACGGCGCACGGAAGGCCGCACGGGCGGCCTGA
- a CDS encoding TIM barrel protein, which translates to MAGCTWPIRSLFKTRAQAGRGGAAGGAGRGGAAGAGRGAAGAAGAPAGGRGRAAGAGAAPPADSANQAANPIPPMPANRDQTPTAEMKRKYGEITMLDFPQWTKDNFPGVTKMDLFSGLFGDVTDDSQFITAQQGGGGGAGFDPMSPSGRKWLDELANVLVKTGTKVQHVSNNAPFALADYGSPEADARRKAGVAMAKRWLEGCKVLGPVSMRMNSPQALGPSIRPNAIPRAGDGYPRNIDIIPLMEAAIESYKEMADFGGKLGIAVTFENHWGLAADPMNLRIMVDTINHPYCAVTPDFCNWEHEYMLFNGLKAVLPYTISNVHAKYWDRWGDKNDVQRSVRIMLAGGFKGTFALEYEAGPIDNVAGAKYLYKEVLAALTTADV; encoded by the coding sequence ATGGCCGGCTGCACGTGGCCCATCCGCAGCCTGTTCAAGACGCGCGCGCAGGCTGGTCGCGGTGGGGCGGCGGGCGGTGCCGGCCGCGGCGGGGCGGCGGGAGCCGGGCGCGGCGCCGCAGGAGCCGCGGGCGCGCCGGCCGGAGGACGCGGCCGGGCCGCGGGTGCCGGCGCAGCGCCGCCGGCCGACTCGGCGAACCAGGCCGCCAACCCGATCCCGCCGATGCCGGCCAATCGCGATCAGACGCCGACCGCCGAGATGAAGCGGAAGTACGGCGAGATCACGATGCTCGACTTCCCGCAGTGGACGAAAGACAACTTCCCCGGCGTGACGAAGATGGACCTCTTCTCGGGCCTCTTCGGCGACGTCACCGACGACAGCCAGTTCATCACCGCGCAACAGGGCGGTGGCGGCGGCGCGGGCTTCGACCCGATGAGCCCGTCGGGGCGCAAGTGGCTCGACGAGCTCGCCAACGTCCTCGTGAAGACCGGCACGAAGGTGCAGCACGTCTCGAACAACGCGCCGTTCGCGCTGGCCGACTACGGTTCGCCCGAAGCCGACGCGCGCCGCAAGGCGGGCGTCGCGATGGCCAAGCGCTGGCTGGAAGGCTGCAAGGTGCTCGGCCCGGTGTCGATGCGGATGAACTCGCCGCAGGCCTTGGGGCCGTCCATCCGGCCCAACGCGATTCCCCGCGCCGGCGACGGCTACCCGCGCAACATCGACATCATCCCGCTGATGGAAGCGGCGATCGAGTCGTACAAGGAGATGGCCGACTTCGGAGGCAAGCTCGGCATCGCGGTGACGTTCGAGAACCACTGGGGACTGGCCGCCGACCCGATGAACCTGCGCATCATGGTCGACACGATCAACCACCCGTACTGCGCCGTCACGCCCGACTTCTGCAACTGGGAGCACGAGTACATGCTCTTCAACGGCCTCAAGGCTGTCCTGCCCTACACGATCTCGAACGTCCACGCGAAGTACTGGGATCGCTGGGGCGACAAGAACGACGTGCAGCGATCGGTGCGGATCATGCTCGCCGGCGGCTTCAAGGGAACGTTCGCGCTCGAGTACGAGGCGGGACCGATCGACAACGTGGCCGGCGCGAAGTACCTCTACAAGGAAGTCCTCGCCGCGCTCACGACCGCGGACGTGTAG
- a CDS encoding agmatine deiminase family protein, with translation MTRPVPPLRMPAEWEPHRATWVAWPHHEPDWPGKLAAIPWVYTEIVRVLSRHEIVEVLCAAEAVAADARACLAAHAVDPAHVRLHVVPTDRVWLRDSAPTGVLTPSGDVVLVNWAFNGWAKYDNWRLDQQVGAAVERITGLPRVEPCRSGGERLVLEGGGIEVNGDGLLLVTEEWLLSDVQVRNPGLAREDYERLFAEWLGIRRTIWLGEGCLGDDTHGHVDDVARFVSRDTVVVAVERDAADPNHARSLDNLRRLELAGRDPLVGPLRIVELPYPAPMFMYTERLPASYANFYVANGVVMVPTFNDPNDRVALQTLADLFADRQVVGIHASDLVWGQGTLHCLTQQEPARRADARS, from the coding sequence ATGACTCGTCCCGTTCCCCCGCTCCGCATGCCGGCGGAGTGGGAACCGCACCGGGCCACGTGGGTGGCCTGGCCGCACCACGAGCCCGACTGGCCGGGCAAGCTGGCCGCCATTCCCTGGGTCTACACCGAGATCGTGCGCGTGCTCTCACGGCACGAGATCGTCGAGGTCCTCTGCGCAGCGGAGGCCGTCGCGGCCGATGCGCGCGCGTGTCTGGCCGCGCATGCGGTCGACCCCGCGCACGTCCGCCTGCACGTCGTGCCGACGGATCGCGTGTGGCTGCGCGACAGCGCGCCGACCGGCGTGCTGACGCCATCTGGCGACGTCGTGCTCGTGAACTGGGCGTTCAACGGCTGGGCCAAGTACGACAACTGGCGGCTCGATCAGCAGGTGGGCGCCGCGGTCGAGCGGATCACCGGCCTGCCGCGCGTCGAGCCGTGCCGATCCGGAGGCGAACGTCTCGTGCTCGAAGGCGGCGGAATCGAGGTGAACGGCGACGGCCTGCTGCTCGTCACCGAGGAGTGGCTGCTGAGCGACGTCCAGGTGCGCAATCCCGGTCTCGCGCGCGAGGACTACGAGCGGCTCTTCGCCGAGTGGCTCGGGATTCGGCGCACGATCTGGCTCGGCGAGGGCTGCCTCGGCGACGACACGCACGGGCACGTCGACGACGTGGCGCGCTTCGTGTCGCGCGACACGGTGGTGGTCGCCGTCGAGCGCGATGCCGCGGATCCCAATCACGCCCGATCCCTCGACAACCTGCGCCGCCTCGAGCTCGCCGGCCGCGATCCGCTCGTCGGCCCGTTGCGCATCGTCGAACTGCCGTATCCGGCGCCGATGTTCATGTACACCGAGCGCCTGCCGGCCAGCTACGCGAACTTCTACGTCGCCAACGGCGTCGTGATGGTGCCGACCTTCAACGATCCGAACGATCGCGTGGCGCTGCAGACGCTCGCCGATCTGTTCGCCGATCGGCAGGTTGTCGGGATCCACGCGTCGGATCTCGTCTGGGGACAGGGGACGCTGCACTGTCTGACGCAGCAGGAGCCGGCGCGCCGTGCCGATGCTCGATCCTGA